The following coding sequences lie in one Mobula hypostoma unplaced genomic scaffold, sMobHyp1.1 scaffold_139, whole genome shotgun sequence genomic window:
- the LOC134341771 gene encoding NACHT, LRR and PYD domains-containing protein 3-like isoform X2 gives MEKGSRARRVMWDTFVKMQNCVPNLDKILKGIQIYGCDPSHQPIPAQLLLEFLSELKDVRQKHKETLRAQTESLRVNTILMREKVKVSQLVDRYAELTVISTVRDRRLVEHELLARGRDHEEWRQKHLREELEKIRTDQLFQSSFSRSESKSGSSAAVAGVPGIGKTTMVQKIVYDWATGKIYQQFQFVFSFKFRDLNSINCRTNLKELILDQYPYFGNFLREVWKNPEGLLFIFDGLDKFNDKIDFADSRRNTEAQDSCTDPEFKCKVSDIVYSLIQGKLLPGCSVLVTTRPTALHLLEKAEISVWAEILGFVGEERKEYFIRHFEDRTVAAAVFKHVEENEILYTMSYNPSYCWILALALGPFFTQRARDPQRVPKTITQLYSYYIYNILKNHGRQIERPRDVLLRVGQMAFRGVSEKKIVFTDGDLIKYNLQPSQFLSGFLMELLEREDSARCVVYTFPHLTIQEFVAAVAQFLIPDGRDILKFLTEAHSTTDSRFEVFLRFVAGLSNPMTARGLEEFLGAFPHQTTCRVIDWVKEEVKRQSGNTWSEAGKRSLLNTLHYLFESQNRGLAQAALGSVEKLSFSGMTLTPIDCAVLSHVIGLCDTIKHFNLEYCHIQCEGIQRLGPGLHKCQELRLSYNELGDSGVKLVSAALRNPECKIQKLRLMNVGLTDSGAEDFVSALSTNSSLTELNLGLNSLTDRSVPALRRLIFTLPSLEWIRLGDNEFSKTGRRELRSLREPGPGQ, from the exons ATGGAGAAAGGCTCCCGCGCCCGGAGGGTGATGTGGGACACCTTTGTGAAAATGCAGAATTGTGTCCCAAATTTGGACAAAATACTGAAGGGAATACAGATATATG GTTGTGATCCCTCCCATCAACCAATTCCCGCTCAACTCTTACTGGAGTTTCTCAGTGAGCTGAAAG ATGTTCGACAGAAACACAAGGAGACTCTGCGGGCACAAACTGAATCACTGAGAGTGAACACGAtcctgatgagggagaaggtgaaggttTCCCAGCTGGTTGATCGATACGCTGAGCTCACGGTCATTTCTACTGTTCGAGATCGGAGACTGGTGGAACATGAGCTGCTGGCAAGAGGCAGAGACCACGAGGAGTGGAGACAGAAACATCTCCGCGAAGAGCTGGAAAAAATACGGACCGATCAGTTGTTCCAGAGTAGCTTTTCCCGAAGTGAATCCAAATCTGGGAGTTCGGCAGCAGTGGCCGGAGTCCCGGGGATCGGGAAAACAACAATGGTACAAAAGATTGTTTATGACTGGGCCACAGGGAAAATATACCAACAATTCCAGTTTGTCTTCAGTTTCAAATTCCGGGATTTAAACTCCATTAACTGCAGAACAAACCTAAAGGAACTGATTCTGGATCAGTATCCTTACTTTGGGAATTTTCTGAGAGAGGTCTGGAAGAACCCAGAGGGATTACTGTTTATATTCGATGGTTTGGATAAATTCAATGACAAAATTGATTTTGCTGACAGTCGGAGAAACACAGAAGCTCAGGACTCATGCACAGATCCTGAATTCAAGTGCAAGGTGTctgacattgtgtacagtttaatccagggaaagctgctcccagggtgttcagtgctggtgaCCACACGTCCCACTGCGTTACATTTATTGGAAAAGGCAGAGATCAGTGTCTGGGCTGAAATCCTGGGATTTGTTGGTGAGGAACGGAAGGAGTATTTCATCAGGCATTTTGAAGATCGGACGGTGGCAGCAGCTGTTTTTAAACACGTGGAGGAGAACGAGATCCTGTACACCATGAGCTACAACCCCTCCTACTGCTGGATCCTCGCTCTGGCACTGGGccccttcttcacacaaagagccAGGGACCCGCAGCGAGTTCCCAAGACCATCACCCAACTGTACTCCTACTATatttacaacatcctgaaaaaCCACGGCCGTCAGATTGAGAGACCCCGTGATGTGTTACTCAGGGTTGGTCAGATGGCCTTCAGAGGAGTGTCCGAGAAGAAGATTGTGTTTACAGATGGAGATTTGATCAAGTACAATCTGCAGCCTTCCCAGTTCCTGTCCGGGTTCctgatggagcttttggagagaGAGGATTCAGCCCGGTGTGTGGTGTACACATTCCCACACCTCACCATCCAAGAGTTTGTAGCTGCAGTCGCACAATTCCTGATCCCAGATGGCAGAGATATCCTGAAATTCCTCACTGAAGCCCACAGCACGACAGACAGTCGATTTGAGGTATTTCTCCGTTTTGTTGCTGGTCTCTCCAACCCAATGACAGCTCGGGGGCTGGAGGAGTTTCTGGGTGCATTTCCTCATCAAACAACCTGCCGGGTGATTGactgggtgaaggaggaggttaaACGCCAGAGTGGAAACACATGGAGTGAAGCTGGTAAAAGGAGCCTCCTGAACACATTACACTACCTGTTTGAATCTCAGAATCGTGGGCTGGCTCAGGCCGCACTGGGATCTGTGGAAAAACTTTCATTCAGTGGAATGACACTGACCCCGATTGACTGCGCGGTCCTGTCTCATGTCATCGGACTCTGTGATACAATAAAACACTTCAACCTGGAGTACTGCCACATTCAGTGTGAAGGAATCCAGCGGCTGGGACCCGGACTGCACAAGTGCCAGGAGTTGAG ACTGAGTTATAATGAgctgggagattcaggagtgaaactggtgtctgcggctctgaggaacccggagtgtaaaatacagaaactgcg gctgatgaatgtcggtctcacagattctggtgccgaGGATTTCGTCTCCGCTCTCAGTACAAACTCGTCACTGACGGAGCTGAACCTGGGATTAAACTCGCTGACAGACCGATCTGTCCCCGCCCTCCGCCGCCTCATATTCACCCTCCCGAGTCTGGAGTGGATCCG GCTGGGGGACAATGAGTTCAGTAAGACCGGGAGGAGGGAACTGAGATCTCTGCGGGAACCCGGACCTGGACAGTGA
- the LOC134341771 gene encoding NACHT, LRR and PYD domains-containing protein 3-like isoform X1, producing the protein MGDGSLSAERVRQDPCEHQNLTTTVLKMAQGVGRGKVPVMSRSGKDTGPISVITELLASWNDSQLLQLTDFYRDRLEQAMEGGVHGVSLALTAENQFSGEEHRKISDLADKGERADSSKLLLSLVMEKGSRARRVMWDTFVKMQNCVPNLDKILKGIQIYGCDPSHQPIPAQLLLEFLSELKDVRQKHKETLRAQTESLRVNTILMREKVKVSQLVDRYAELTVISTVRDRRLVEHELLARGRDHEEWRQKHLREELEKIRTDQLFQSSFSRSESKSGSSAAVAGVPGIGKTTMVQKIVYDWATGKIYQQFQFVFSFKFRDLNSINCRTNLKELILDQYPYFGNFLREVWKNPEGLLFIFDGLDKFNDKIDFADSRRNTEAQDSCTDPEFKCKVSDIVYSLIQGKLLPGCSVLVTTRPTALHLLEKAEISVWAEILGFVGEERKEYFIRHFEDRTVAAAVFKHVEENEILYTMSYNPSYCWILALALGPFFTQRARDPQRVPKTITQLYSYYIYNILKNHGRQIERPRDVLLRVGQMAFRGVSEKKIVFTDGDLIKYNLQPSQFLSGFLMELLEREDSARCVVYTFPHLTIQEFVAAVAQFLIPDGRDILKFLTEAHSTTDSRFEVFLRFVAGLSNPMTARGLEEFLGAFPHQTTCRVIDWVKEEVKRQSGNTWSEAGKRSLLNTLHYLFESQNRGLAQAALGSVEKLSFSGMTLTPIDCAVLSHVIGLCDTIKHFNLEYCHIQCEGIQRLGPGLHKCQELRLSYNELGDSGVKLVSAALRNPECKIQKLRLMNVGLTDSGAEDFVSALSTNSSLTELNLGLNSLTDRSVPALRRLIFTLPSLEWIRLGDNEFSKTGRRELRSLREPGPGQ; encoded by the exons ATGGGGGACGGATCATTATCTGCCGAGCGAGTCCGACAAGATCCATGCG AGCATCAAAATCTGACCACAACTGTCCTCAAAATGGCTCAAGGAGTGGGCAGGGGAAAAGTTCCAGTGATGTCAAGATCAGGAAAGGACACGG GTCCGATCTCAGTGATCACCGAGCTCCTGGCAAGCTGGAATGATTCCCAGCTGCTGCAGCTGACGGATTTCTACCGGGACAGGCTGGAGCAGGCGATGGAAGGAGGGGTGCACGGAGTGAGCCTGGCGTTAACGGCCGAGAATCAGTTCAGTGGAGAGGAACATCGG AAAATCTCTGATCTTGCTGATAAGGGAGAGCGGGCGGACAGTTCTAAACTCCTCCTGAGCCTGGTGATGGAGAAAGGCTCCCGCGCCCGGAGGGTGATGTGGGACACCTTTGTGAAAATGCAGAATTGTGTCCCAAATTTGGACAAAATACTGAAGGGAATACAGATATATG GTTGTGATCCCTCCCATCAACCAATTCCCGCTCAACTCTTACTGGAGTTTCTCAGTGAGCTGAAAG ATGTTCGACAGAAACACAAGGAGACTCTGCGGGCACAAACTGAATCACTGAGAGTGAACACGAtcctgatgagggagaaggtgaaggttTCCCAGCTGGTTGATCGATACGCTGAGCTCACGGTCATTTCTACTGTTCGAGATCGGAGACTGGTGGAACATGAGCTGCTGGCAAGAGGCAGAGACCACGAGGAGTGGAGACAGAAACATCTCCGCGAAGAGCTGGAAAAAATACGGACCGATCAGTTGTTCCAGAGTAGCTTTTCCCGAAGTGAATCCAAATCTGGGAGTTCGGCAGCAGTGGCCGGAGTCCCGGGGATCGGGAAAACAACAATGGTACAAAAGATTGTTTATGACTGGGCCACAGGGAAAATATACCAACAATTCCAGTTTGTCTTCAGTTTCAAATTCCGGGATTTAAACTCCATTAACTGCAGAACAAACCTAAAGGAACTGATTCTGGATCAGTATCCTTACTTTGGGAATTTTCTGAGAGAGGTCTGGAAGAACCCAGAGGGATTACTGTTTATATTCGATGGTTTGGATAAATTCAATGACAAAATTGATTTTGCTGACAGTCGGAGAAACACAGAAGCTCAGGACTCATGCACAGATCCTGAATTCAAGTGCAAGGTGTctgacattgtgtacagtttaatccagggaaagctgctcccagggtgttcagtgctggtgaCCACACGTCCCACTGCGTTACATTTATTGGAAAAGGCAGAGATCAGTGTCTGGGCTGAAATCCTGGGATTTGTTGGTGAGGAACGGAAGGAGTATTTCATCAGGCATTTTGAAGATCGGACGGTGGCAGCAGCTGTTTTTAAACACGTGGAGGAGAACGAGATCCTGTACACCATGAGCTACAACCCCTCCTACTGCTGGATCCTCGCTCTGGCACTGGGccccttcttcacacaaagagccAGGGACCCGCAGCGAGTTCCCAAGACCATCACCCAACTGTACTCCTACTATatttacaacatcctgaaaaaCCACGGCCGTCAGATTGAGAGACCCCGTGATGTGTTACTCAGGGTTGGTCAGATGGCCTTCAGAGGAGTGTCCGAGAAGAAGATTGTGTTTACAGATGGAGATTTGATCAAGTACAATCTGCAGCCTTCCCAGTTCCTGTCCGGGTTCctgatggagcttttggagagaGAGGATTCAGCCCGGTGTGTGGTGTACACATTCCCACACCTCACCATCCAAGAGTTTGTAGCTGCAGTCGCACAATTCCTGATCCCAGATGGCAGAGATATCCTGAAATTCCTCACTGAAGCCCACAGCACGACAGACAGTCGATTTGAGGTATTTCTCCGTTTTGTTGCTGGTCTCTCCAACCCAATGACAGCTCGGGGGCTGGAGGAGTTTCTGGGTGCATTTCCTCATCAAACAACCTGCCGGGTGATTGactgggtgaaggaggaggttaaACGCCAGAGTGGAAACACATGGAGTGAAGCTGGTAAAAGGAGCCTCCTGAACACATTACACTACCTGTTTGAATCTCAGAATCGTGGGCTGGCTCAGGCCGCACTGGGATCTGTGGAAAAACTTTCATTCAGTGGAATGACACTGACCCCGATTGACTGCGCGGTCCTGTCTCATGTCATCGGACTCTGTGATACAATAAAACACTTCAACCTGGAGTACTGCCACATTCAGTGTGAAGGAATCCAGCGGCTGGGACCCGGACTGCACAAGTGCCAGGAGTTGAG ACTGAGTTATAATGAgctgggagattcaggagtgaaactggtgtctgcggctctgaggaacccggagtgtaaaatacagaaactgcg gctgatgaatgtcggtctcacagattctggtgccgaGGATTTCGTCTCCGCTCTCAGTACAAACTCGTCACTGACGGAGCTGAACCTGGGATTAAACTCGCTGACAGACCGATCTGTCCCCGCCCTCCGCCGCCTCATATTCACCCTCCCGAGTCTGGAGTGGATCCG GCTGGGGGACAATGAGTTCAGTAAGACCGGGAGGAGGGAACTGAGATCTCTGCGGGAACCCGGACCTGGACAGTGA
- the LOC134341770 gene encoding zinc finger protein 850-like: MSHQRVHTGEQPFTCSDCGKGFTRSSKLKVHQRVHTGERPFICSECGKGFTQSYHLLTHQRVHTGERPFTCSDCGKGFTCSSKLKVHQRVHTGERPFICSDCGKGFTWSTDLLTHQSVHSGERPFTCSVCGKGFTCSSQLKVHQRVHTGERPFTCSDCGKGFTCSSKLKVHQRVHTGERPFTCSVCGKGFTCSSQLKVHQRVHTGERPFTCSECGRGFTVSSELLIHKSVHTEERPFTCSVCGKGFTCSSQLKVHQRVHTGERPFTCSDCGKGFTCSSKLKVHQRVHTGERPFTCSDCGKGFTTSSQLKVHQRVHTGERPFTCSDCGNGFTQSSHLKMHQRVHTGERPFTCSDCGKGFTRSSKLKLHQRLHTGERPFTCSVCGKGFTTSSELKVHQRVHTGERPFTCSECGRGFTRSSQLLVHKSVHTGERPFTCSECGRGFTVSSELLIHKSVHTEERPFTCSVCGKGFTCSSQLKVHQRVHTGERPFTCSDCGKGFTTSSQLKVHQRVHTGERPFTCSDFGKGFTCSSQLKVHQRVHTGERPFTCSVCGKGFTCSSQLKVHQRVHTGERPFTCSDCGKGFPRSSSLLVHMSVHTGEKPFTCSDCGKGFTQSSSLLVHMSVHTGEWPFTCSDCGKGFTRSSQLKVHQRVHTGERPFTCSDCGKGFTQSSQLKVHQRVHTGERPFTCSDCGKGFTRSSQLKEHQRVHTGERPFTCSDCGKGFTQSSHLMVHQRVHTGERPFTCSVCGEGFTQSSHLMVHQRVHTGERPFTCSVCGEGFTQSSELKVHQRVHTGERPFTCSDCGKGFTCSFHLQRHQRVHTGERPFNCSECGKGFTQSSHLKLHQRVHTGERPFNCSECGKGFTQSSHLKLHQRVHTGERPFTCSDCGKGFTWSSQLQRHQQVHNG; this comes from the coding sequence atgtctcaccagcgagttcacaccggggagcagccgttcacctgctcggactgcgggaagggattcactcgctcATCTAaattgaaggtacatcagcgagttcacactggagagaggccattcatctgctcggaatgtgggaaaggattcactcaatcATACCATCTGctgacacaccagcgagttcacactggagagagaccgttcacctgctcagactgcgggaagggattcacttgctcatctaaactgaaggtacatcagcgagttcacactggggagaggccattcatctgctcagactgtgggaagggattcacttggtcaacCGATCTgctgacacaccagtcagttcactctggagagagaccattcacctgctcagtctgtgggaagggattcacttgctcatctcaactgaaggtgcatcagcgagttcacactggggagaggccattcacctgctcagattgtgggaagggattcacttgctcatctaaactgaaggtacatcagcgagttcacactggggagaggccgttcacctgctcagtctgtgggaagggattcacatgctcatctcaactgaaggtgcatcagagagttcacactggggagaggccgttcacctgctcagaatgtggaagGGGATTCACTGTGTCATCCGAACTGCTAATAcacaagtcagttcacactgaggagaggccattcacctgctcagtctgtgggaaaggattcacttgctcatctcaactgaaggtacatcagcgagttcacactggggagaggccattcacctgctcagattgtgggaagggattcacttgctcatctaaactgaaggtacatcagcgagttcacactggagagaggccgttcacctgctcagactgtgggaagggattcactacaTCATCCCAACTgaaagtacatcagcgagttcacactggggagaggccgttcacctgctcagactgtgggaacggattcactcagtcatctcatctgaagatgcatcagagagttcacactggggagaggccattcacctgctcagactgtgggaagggattcactcggtcatctaaaCTGAAGTTACATCAAcgacttcacactggggagaggccgttcacctgctcagtctgtgggaagggattcactacaTCATCTGAACTCaaagtacatcagcgagttcacactggggagaggccgttcacctgctcagaatgtggaaggggattcactcggtcatcccaacTGCTGGTAcacaagtcagttcacactggggagaggccgttcacctgctcagaatgtggaagGGGATTCACTGTGTCATCCGAACTGCTAATAcacaagtcagttcacactgaggagaggccgttcacctgctcagtctgtgggaaaggattcacttgctcatctcaactgaaggtgcatcagcgagttcacactggagagaggccgttcacctgctcagactgtgggaagggattcactacaTCATCCCAACTgaaagtacatcagcgagttcacactggggagaggccattcacctgttcagattttgggaagggattcacttgctcatctcaactgaaggtacatcagagagttcacactggagagaggccgttcacttgctcagtctgtgggaagggattcacatgctcatctcaactgaaggtacatcagagagttcacactggggagaggccgttcacctgttcagactgcgggaagggattcccTCGGTCATCCAGCCTACTGGTACAcatgtcagttcacactggggagaagccgttcacctgttcagactgtgggaagggattcactcagtcatccagcctACTGGTACAcatgtcagttcacactggggagtggccattcacctgttcagactgcgggaagggattcactcggtcatctcaactgaaagtacatcagcgagttcacactggggagaggccattcacctgttcagactgtgggaagggattcactcagtcatctcaactgaaagtacatcagcgagttcacactggggagaggccattcacctgttcagactgtgggaagggattcactcggtcatctcaactgaaagaacatcagcgagttcacactggggagaggccattcacctgctcagactgtgggaagggattcacacagTCATCTCATCTGAtggtacatcagagagttcacactggggagaggccgttcacctgctctgtgtgtggggagggattcacacAGTCATCTCATCTGAtggtacatcagagagttcacactggggagaggccgttcacctgctctgtgtgtggggagggattcactcagtcatctgaactgaaggtacatcagcgagttcacactggggagaggccgttcacctgctcagactgtgggaagggattcacttgctcattccacctacagagacatcagcgtgttcacactggggagaggccattcaactgctcagagtgtgggaaaggattcacacaGTCATCTCATCTGAAGTTACATCAgcgtgttcacactggggagaggccattcaactgctcagagtgtgggaaaggattcacacaGTCATCTCATCTGAAATTACATCAgcgtgttcacactggggagaggccattcacctgctcagactgtgggaagggattcacttggtcatctcaactgcagagacaccagcaagttcacaatgGGTAG